The genome window CCTGTTCTTGCTTTCCATTCTTTTCTTTCATTGATCTCTTTCGTCTTTTAAAAGCCGCGCTCCGGAATCGTTTCTTAACCGAATCGGCTTCTTGAAGTGCGCCCTTTATTTTTCCATTTCGGGTGGAAATCCCGTCCTATGACGTGCAATCGCGACGTAGATTTGTCGGAACTCTTGTCGTAAACTCACCGCATCATGAATTTTGAATCCATTCAATCGGCGATGGACAAGATGATCGAGGAGATCAAAAAACCCGATCCACCGATCCCTATGATTCTCGCCGATCAAACTTCTCTTCCTTCTTCTTATCCGTACGGAGTTTATAAAATTTTAGAATTGAATCAGGATTCTTTCGGCAGCGCGTCGAGACGGATCGAATCGGTCGATTCTGCGCATTATAAGGAAACTTCGCGGATTACTCAATCAATTTCGCTTAACGTTAAATTTCTGCACGATTCTTCGATCACGAGTTGTTGGGAGCTTTCGGAAAAGGCGATGAGTTGGTTCGATTCGAAAGAAGGAATGATCGAATGCGAATCGTTTTCGATCATTCCGGTTTTGATCTCTCCGAAGATTCAGGATCAAACCGTTTTAACCGCGAGCTTGACGTACGAGTATAGAACGAGCTTCGACATCATTTTTAAATTAAGAAAGTACAGCGAAAAGCAAGGCGAATCGACCGCAAGCGCACCAACGGTTGAATATCAGGAGGAAGCATGAGCGCACAAACAGTCTCTAAAATAGAGCCGATCAGTATCAATCTATTTCTTAGAAATACTCCGGTTTCTCAAATGGGATTTGGGTTACCCTTGATTCTAGGAATCAAGGCTCCAACCTATTTCTTACAAGTTTCAAGTAATTCCAGCGGTCTCATTTGGAAATCCGCAACTCCGGGAGTTGTTTATATCCAAGTGAAATACGTAGTCGCCGGAAACAACACGGCACTAAGCGTCGTTCGCGCCGGAACCGGAACCGTCAACGATCCGTATGTTGTTACGGTTAACGTTGCAACGGATGCGGGCGGCGTCGCGACTTCGACCGCGCATCAGATCAAACTCGCAGCGGAAGCGGTTTCCAATATTGCAGGAGCGACAAAGATCGTGGATGTGATCGAAACGGCGGATGCAGGCAGCGGAGTCGTTTCAGCCTTCGCGCAAGCTCCGCTCGCTTACGAACGATACATGGAAATCACGAGCGCGGACGATCTTTTGGAATTGGGTTTTACCTCTTCCGATAAGGAATACGTTCACGCTACAAAGGTTTTCAGACAAACTCCGAGACCGAAAACCGTTGCGGTGTTCCTTCTTACGTCTTGGGCGAATGCCCCTACGGAGATCGCGGCATTGCGCGACAGCGGAAAGGACGCTTGGTTCAAAACTACGGCGACCACTCACGATAAGGGCGAAATACACGCGTTAGGCGACTATCTTGCATCCATCGAAAAGATGTTCTTTGCCTGCACGAGCGATCTTACCGCGCTTACGGGAAGAAATTCCATCTGGGAATATCTGACTCTTCATAAGAATCCGGATTCTTTCCCGGAAGCCGCTTGGGTCGGCAACTCCGCTCCTCGCAGAGTCGGCTCGTATAACTACGCTTATCTGCCGCTCGACGGCGTCGAGAACTCGGGTTACACGAATTCTCAGATGAACTCCGTATTTGCGGACAACGGCAATTTGATCGTTGATTTCGGCGGAAAGCAGGT of Leptospira sanjuanensis contains these proteins:
- a CDS encoding DUF3383 family protein, which gives rise to MSAQTVSKIEPISINLFLRNTPVSQMGFGLPLILGIKAPTYFLQVSSNSSGLIWKSATPGVVYIQVKYVVAGNNTALSVVRAGTGTVNDPYVVTVNVATDAGGVATSTAHQIKLAAEAVSNIAGATKIVDVIETADAGSGVVSAFAQAPLAYERYMEITSADDLLELGFTSSDKEYVHATKVFRQTPRPKTVAVFLLTSWANAPTEIAALRDSGKDAWFKTTATTHDKGEIHALGDYLASIEKMFFACTSDLTALTGRNSIWEYLTLHKNPDSFPEAAWVGNSAPRRVGSYNYAYLPLDGVENSGYTNSQMNSVFADNGNLIVDFGGKQVPYPGISTAKVYADVVENRSWLKARLKENITALFLNSDVVPYTMQGIQMIESKMREVFVQAGVQGIIASVETEADKTRSDLGDYQYKINLPASIDEIPTNDRNNRILPNITFSCRLRGAINEVDIDGELT
- a CDS encoding phage neck terminator protein; its protein translation is MNFESIQSAMDKMIEEIKKPDPPIPMILADQTSLPSSYPYGVYKILELNQDSFGSASRRIESVDSAHYKETSRITQSISLNVKFLHDSSITSCWELSEKAMSWFDSKEGMIECESFSIIPVLISPKIQDQTVLTASLTYEYRTSFDIIFKLRKYSEKQGESTASAPTVEYQEEA